From Halichoerus grypus chromosome 6, mHalGry1.hap1.1, whole genome shotgun sequence, one genomic window encodes:
- the LOC118533907 gene encoding ectonucleotide pyrophosphatase/phosphodiesterase family member 7-like, with amino-acid sequence MTALGVLTLLLPALLGWASCHPVPGRKNFNKLLLISFDGFRWNYDQDVDTPNMDRLAREGVKAKYLTPPFVTMTSPSHFTTISGRWIEDHGVIHNMMFNTETKLKFSFKTTQNKTEWWDNGVLPLWITAQRQGKKTASFHYPGGGAKYKGEAVQRFLLESYTHPDSNETEWRENIDIVMNWFTKEDFDFVTLYYGEPDNTGHRFGPETENRRVIIQQIDRTIGYLVEAIERHSLTNHLNVIITSDHGMTTVKKKPNVTEILLADYIKFRDLVKFDIVDYGGFGMLLPKPGQEEAVYQALKNAHPHLNVYKKEEFPERFHFAKHKRVLPIVMYADSGYNINGRFIIYFNKGDHGFDNAHMDMKTIFRAFGPDFKKNHLAEPFDSIHIYPLMCKLLGVTPEPHNGSLAVTQEMLVDSYDQQPGVLAVLFVASVTYTAIRRKKKQRADQNSKSEPIRLAQF; translated from the exons ATGACAGCGCTCGGGGTCCTCACACTGCTGCTGCCCGCCCTGCTGGGCTGGGCCAGCTGCCACCCTGTCCCCGGGAGGAAGAACTTCAACAAGCTCCTGCTGATCTCCTTCGATGGCTTCCGCTGGAACTACGACCAGGATGTGGACACCCCCAACATGGACCGCCTGGCCCGGGAGGGCGTGAAGGCCAAGTACCTAACGCCACCCTTTGTGACAATGACCTCCCCATCCCACTTCACCACCATCTCCG GTCGCTGGATTGAAGATCACGGAGTCATTCACAACATGATGTTTAATACAGAGACAAAATTGAAGTTCTCCTTCAAAACAACACAGAATAAGACTGAGTGGTGGGACAATGGTGTTCTCCCCCTCTGGATCACAGCCCAGAGACAG GGGAAGAAGACAGCATCATTCCACTATCCTGGAGGAGGTGCTAAGTACAAAGGGGAGGCTGTCCAGCGGTTCCTGTTGGAGTCTTATACTCACCCAGACAGCAACGAGACAGAGTGGAGGGAGAACATCGATATTGTCATGAACTGGTTCACTAAGGAAGACTTTGACTTTGTGACTCTGTACTATGGAGAGCCAGATAACACGGGACACAGATTTGGGCCTGAGACGGAGAACAGAAGGGTGATTATTCAGCAAATCGACAGAACCATCGGGTACCTGGTGGAAGCCATTGAGAGACACAGCTTGACCAATCACCTCAATGTCATCATCACATCAGACCACGGCATGACCACAGTAAAAAAGAAGCCCAACGTCACTGAGATCCTCTTGGCTGACTACATCAAGTTCAGGGACTTGGTCAAGTTTGATATCGTGGACTATGGTGGCTTTGGGATGCTCCTGCCCAAACCAGGGCAAGAGGAAGCCGTTTACCAAGCGCTGAAGAATGCACACCCTCACCTCAATGTGTACAAGAAGGAGGAATTTCCAGAACGCTTCCATTTTGCTAAACACAAGCGGGTCCTGCCAATCGTAATGTATGCCGACTCTGGTTATAACATCAATGGG cgatttataatatatttcaacAAAGGAGATCATGGCTTTGATAATGCCCACATGGACATGAAGACCATATTCAGAGCTTTTGGGCCAGATTTCAAGAAGAATCACCTAGCTGAGCCTTTTGACAGCATCCACATCTACCCACTCATGTGTAAGCTCCTGGGGGTTACCCCTGAACCCCACAATGGCTCCCTGGCAGTCACCCAGGAAATGCTTGTGGACTCATATGACCAGCAGCCAG GAGTTCTTGCAGTTCTGTTTGTTGCTAGCGTGACATACACAGCCATTCGTCGGAAAAAGAA GCAGAGAGCTGATCAAAACAGCAAAAGTGAACCAATCCGCCTGGCCCAGTTCTGA